In Podospora pseudoanserina strain CBS 124.78 chromosome 5, whole genome shotgun sequence, a single window of DNA contains:
- a CDS encoding hypothetical protein (EggNog:ENOG502GRR2; COG:U): MRTTRSASKKLTESLSNPPKKANQPSKSFPPKTDDGHYMIVNGRKWRATDPLVPDNALAELKHFLAKGRSGARRQNKNDMQKLPLSRKTTGLAKLGLGERGKPEWWNDTDEGRKERWENALIQLRELHAESST; this comes from the coding sequence ATGAGAACCACGAGATCCGCCAGTAAGAAACTGACAGAGAGCCTGTCTAACCCACCAAAGAAAGCCAACCAACCGTCAAAGTCATTCCCACCCAAAACCGACGACGGCCATTACATGATCGTCAACGGTCGCAAATGGCGCGCGACAGATCCCCTGGTTCCCGATAACGCCCTGGCTGAACTAAAGCATTTTCTCGCCAAAGGGAGATCCGGTGCACGCCGACAGAATAAAAATGACATGCAAAAGCTGCCGTTATCGCGCAAAACAACCGGACTGGCCAAGCTCGGCCTTGGAGAACGCGGCAAGCCAGAATGGTGGAACGATACAGATGAGGGTCGCAAAGAAAGATGGGAGAATGCATTGATCCAACTCCGGGAGCTTCACGCCGAAAGTTCAACATGA
- a CDS encoding hypothetical protein (COG:V; MEROPS:MER0006204; EggNog:ENOG503PCK9) codes for MTSRLDSILEKHVAQGNNTANKVLGASLVVANEDEVIYFGSAGRIKMAPDAPAFSTDSFSFVASMTKIITIICVLQIVERGLIRLEDDIRPLVPELASAQILKGFDEENGGAPILVENTVPITLRHLLTHTIGQGYDVGDPDLLRWSQYIGRTVNATTSTREGWDTPLKFEPGTGWYYGTAIDWAGFALEELTGTTLGEYMQEHVLDPLGMNETTFHPLRPEIWEKVKDRYVEVSYRAADGTLTEGPLITPLEPPVESGGSGLFTTAADYIKFLQALLQDTKGKGNLLKKETVDELFRPQLNDKQKEDEANILIGTGFAPEFDELTASEISWGLGGGINLVDLATGRKNGSMMWSGVVNPHWIMDPTTGITATLFVSVLPFGDPVPGRLFKELEAVIYGELLSEC; via the exons ATGACATCCAGGCTCGACTCCATTCTTGAAAAGCATGTTGCCCAAGGCAACAACACGGCGAACAAGGTCTTGGGGGCATCACTGGTTGTCGCGAATGAAGATG AGGTGATTTACTTTGGCTCAGCAGGCCGCATTAAAATGGCCCCTGATGCTCCTGCATTTTCGACCGACTCTTTCAGCTTTGTCGCGTCTATGACcaaaatcatcaccatcatctgtGTCCTTCAAATCGTCGAGCGAGGTCTCATCAGACTGGAAGACGATATCCGCCCGCTGGTCCCTGAGCTGGCTTCGGCACAGATTCTGAAGGGTTTCGACGAAGAAAATGGTGGTGCCCCCATCTTGGTGGAAAACACAGTGCCCATTACGCTGAGACATCTCTTGACGCACACCATAGGCCAAGGGTACGATGTTGGTGACCCAGATCTGTTGCGATGGTCCCAGTACATTGGGAGAACAGTCAATGCAACCACCTCGACGCGGGAAGGCTGGGACACGCCTCTCAAATTCGAACCAGGAACGGGTTGGTACTACGGCACTGCAATCGACTGGGCGGGATTTGCTCTTGAAGAGCTCACAGGAACAACACTTGGCGAATACATGCAGGAACACGTTCTCGATCCACTGGGAATGAACGAGACCACATTTCATCCGTTGAGACCGGAGATCTGGGAAAAGGTCAAGGACCGATACGTGGAAGTTTCTTATCGAGCTGCGGATGGTACACTAACCGAAGGACCACTCATCACACCGCTTGAACCGCCTGTTGAAAGTGGTGGCTCTGGACTGTTTACAACAGCTGCTGATTACATCAAGTTCTTGCAAGCTTTGCTGCAGGACACAAAGGGCAAGGGTAATCTGCTGAAGAAAGAAACTGTTGACGAGCTTTTCCGGCCTCAGTTAAACGACAAACagaaggaggacgaggcaAATATTTTGATCGGGACAGGTTTCGCACCGGAATTTGATGAGCTGACTGCCAGCGAGATAagctgggggttgggtggcgGCATTAATTTGGTGGATCTGGCAACGGGAAGAAAGAATGGAAGCATGATGTGGTCTGGGGTGGTCAACCCGCATTGG ATTATGGACCCGACTACCGGAATCACCGCAACACTGTTTGTCAGTGTCTTGCCGTTTGGTGACCCAGTTCCAGGCAGGCTTttcaaggagctcgaggccgTCATATATGGCGAGCTGCTGTCGGAATGTTGA
- a CDS encoding hypothetical protein (COG:S; EggNog:ENOG503NYEK), which produces MKEFDQSRFDTLKRWAQDHGAALHPSLEVYEDDVTGYSLRVKPSANEALAPGFCAVACHVAITLSYINALIDGPVSRAPQNKEQRPVFPPQFMSSNPPHVIGRFFLMKEYLKEKDSYWWPYISTLPQPDRVDTWALPAVWPEDDIECLEETNAHVAVREIQANIKKEYKHARKLLKEVDFPGWQEYTQLLYKWAFCIFTSRSFCPSLILSQETQDHVLGLTPHGTKVDDFSILQPLLDIGNHDPTSQYQWNLEVDGTCQLICNNAYQPGQQVFNNYGLKSNSELLLGYGFILPVTDTLHNDYVHVKSRRPPSTLQKNELQDFLISLRPFSDPSSVAGRSRVFSQQDTRLNSLPGLSRIEPGLIRDLASAVATSAGELAALQHWAQGTEESIPTELHELLERIQQTIGAKVQFDYQRFKSIEIESADNQNQELAVRYRSQYEAVLEAAMDELSRALVPNHLEKLVKGEQ; this is translated from the coding sequence ATGAAGGAATTCGACCAAAGCCGTTTTGACACTTTGAAGAGATGGGCTCAAGATCACGGAGCCGCATTACACCCTTCGCTGGAAGTTTACGAAGACGATGTCACAGGATATTCGTTACGGGTCAAACCCTCCGCAAATGAGGCCCTGGCGCCAGGGTTTTGCGCTGTCGCCTGCCATGTTGCGATAACCCTCTCATACATCAACGCCTTGATTGATGGACCCGTCAGCAGGGCACCACAAAACAAAGAGCAACGGCCGGTGTTCCCACCGCAGTTCATGTCATCGAACCCACCGCATGTTATTGGTCGCTTTTTCCTGATGAAGGAGTACTTGAAAGAGAAAGACTCATACTGGTGGCCATACATCTCGACCCTTCCGCAGCCCGATCGCGTCGATACCTGGGCCCTACCAGCTGTCTGGCCCGAAGACGACATTGAATGCCTCGAGGAGACAAACGCCCATGTCGCCGTCCGCGAGATCCAGgccaacatcaagaaggagtACAAGCACGCCAGAAAGCTTCTGAAGGAAGTAGATTTCCCGGGGTGGCAGGAATACACCCAGCTGCTCTACAAGTGGGCCTTTTGCATCTTTACCAGTCGGAGTTTTTGTCCGTCATTGATCCTCTCACAAGAAACACAAGATCACGTCTTGGGTCTCACGCCTCATGGCACAAAAGTCGACGACTTCTCCATCTTGCAGCCGCTTCTTGATATCGGCAACCATGATCCGACCTCCCAATATCAGTGGAATCTTGAAGTGGATGGTACTTGCCAGCTGATTTGCAATAATGCTTATCAGCCAGGCCAGCAAGTCTTCAACAACTACGGCCTCAAAAGTAACAGCGAGTTGCTGCTTGGTTATGGGTTCATTCTGCCGGTTACAGACACCCTTCACAACGACTATGTTCATGTCAAAAGCCGAAGGCCGCCTTCGACATTGCAGAAGAACGAACTGCAGGACTTTCTTATTTCCTTACGACCGTTCAGCGATCCTAGCTCCGTTGCGGGAAGATCAAGGGTGTTTTCTCAGCAAGATACCCGTCTGAATTCTTTGCCAGGGCTCTCAAGAATCGAACCGGGGCTTATCCGCGACCTTGCTTCTGCTGTAGCAACATCCGCTGGCGAACTTGCTGCACTTCAACACTGGGCTCAAGGCACGGAGGAGAGTATTCCGACTGAGCTTCACGAGCTCCTCGAGAGGATTCAACAGACGATCGGTGCCAAGGTCCAGTTTGATTACCAACGCTTTAAGAGCATCGAGATTGAAAGTGCCGATAATCAGAACCAGGAGCTGGCTGTGAGATATCGGAGTCAGTACGAAGCGGTGTTGGAGGCTGCCATGGATGAACTGAGCAGGGCATTGGTGCCGAATCATCTCGAAAAACTGGTGAAAGGAGAACAATAG
- a CDS encoding hypothetical protein (EggNog:ENOG503PXEY), with protein MAAVRRSGSGTSTTSMRPPSLPSIPDLDYLDDISGLQFDGQDGEKEVVFLGAPADYLSLDERIAVAATRARARTVVTVAPFPPARYASPPPTSSSRSSSTWFEKEATTTTPTIPYPVQRSKSQSTILQTRSPPFRVNTPDLSFQNRPKSVSCLGDLLYQSKALHASPGPSTSSSTSNSSTLESWTITYHAPIERLTTRYCLLGLPFPLCRRTEIEEGRILSITPNIHFTETELLSEIASDKTHFTARTGKPPSMHAGDLDRRLRCLDWKVQDEIYDLLNDRTTSSSNAFKRREWKVVVMVAVEAGEIMTERGADEETRSSKTRGAGGKRRRLLDGTGARGLWLRNVLRKEKKMAKAAVTEYRLILRGREVKASEQGWGYYNRYTRPSRGALCDNEKEKNKETGVKRRWSTMSSISTMTTRTGKSERYVDF; from the exons ATGGCGGCGGTAAGGAGATCCGGAAGTGggaccagcaccaccagcatgCGACCGCCGAGCCTACCCTCCATCCCCGATCTCGATTACCTCGATGACATATCCGGGCTACAATTCGACGGTCAAGACggagaaaaagaagtcgTATTCCTCGGGGCACCAGCCGACTACCTCTCCCTTGATGAAAGGATAGCCGTGGCGGCAACACGAGCGCGGGCAAGAACGGTGGTAACAGTCGCTCCTTTCCCACCAGCACGATAcgcctccccaccgccaacctcctcgtcaagatcatcatcaacatggttcgaaaaagaagcaaccaccaccacccccaccatcccctaCCCCGTCCAACGAAGCAAATCCCAATCAACCATACTCCAAACCCGCTCCCCACCATTCAGAGTCAACACCCCTGATCTCTCCTTTCAAAACCGACCAAAAAGTGTTTCCTGCCTCGGGGACCTCCTCTATCAATCCAAAGCCCT CCACGCCTCTCCCGGCCCCTCCACTTCCAGCAGTACTTCAAACTCTTCCACCCTCGAATCCTGGACAATAACCTACCACGCCCCCATCGAGCGCCTAACCACCCGCTActgcctcctcggcctccccttccccctctgcCGACGCACCGAAATCGAAGAAGGCCGCATCCTGTCCATCACCCCAAACATCCACTTCACCGAAACCGAACTGTTGTCTGAAATCGCCTCCGACAAAACCCACTTCACCGCCCGCACCGgaaaacccccctccatgCATGCCGGCGATCTCGACCGTCGGCTCCGGTGCCTTGACTGGAAAGTCCAGGACGAAATCTATGATTTGCTCAACGACAGGACGACAAGCAGTAGTAACGCGTTCAAGAGAAGGGAATGGAAGGTTGTTGTCATGGTGGCAGTGGAAGCAGGGGAGATCATGACTGAACGGGGGGCTGATGAGGAGACCAGGTCGTCTAAAACAAGGGGTGCGGGGGGTaaaaggaggaggttgcttgATGGGACCGGTGCCagagggttgtggttgaggaatgtgctgaggaaggagaaaaagatggccaaggcggcggtgACGGAGTATAGGTTGAtattgagggggagggaggtcaAGGCGAGTGAGCAGGGGTGGGGGTATTACAACCGGTATACCAGGCCTTCGAGGGGGGCACTGTGCGATAatgaaaaggagaagaacaAGGAAACTGGGGTGAAGAGGCGGTGGTCGACTATGTCGAGTATTTCGAccatgacgacgaggacggggaAGAGTGAGCGGTATGTGGACTTTTGA
- a CDS encoding hypothetical protein (EggNog:ENOG503Q0C2) has product MPGVTNMPSTPPQYLKQVRLVLGADKRDDEITPKMTSEKIGLRMPKLAVLGRSLKPWTDINERSTPLFESNLGFATYRQKQVLIQWKTVESTQWERYINQMKCLALFLTSLSTSDKSFRSRHGIVYSMPEELPDHHNDNNSEGILDWDYKSLRSLISSQPLVALKRRLEIALCLAETILQLHTSGWLHKGLRPENILFLAPHGSSNKFFLGSDPYIADYEYSRPTRSSHRNTPTFLTRSLEADLYRHPDARGRGRETYQKRFDMYSLACIIVELVMWQPLVDIFAQFLPGREV; this is encoded by the coding sequence ATGCCGGGCGTTACCAACATGCCATCAACGCCGCCGCAATACCTCAAACAAGTCCGTCTCGTTCTGGGCGCTGACAAAAGAGACGATGAGATAACACCAAAAATGACAAGCGAGAAGATCGGCCTGCGGATGCCCAAACTCGCCGTCTTGGGCCGTTCCCTGAAGCCCTGGACTGATATCAACGAGCGGTCCACTCCCCTATTCGAATCAAACCTCGGATTCGCGACCTACCGGCAGAAGCAAGTTCTCATCCAGTGGAAAACCGTCGAGAGCACACAATGGGAACGTTACATCAACCAAATGAAATGTCtggccctcttcctcacctccctctctACCTCGGACAAATCCTTCCGCTCGCGTCACGGAATCGTCTACAGCATGCCTGAAGAACTCCCGGATCACCATAATGACAACAACTCTGAAGGGATCCTCGACTGGGACTACAAATCCCTCCGTAGCCTCATCTCCAGCCAACCCCTCGTCGCCCTCAAACGCCGCCTCGAAATCGCCCTCTGCTTGGCAGAAACAATCCTCCAACTCCACACTTCCGGCTGGCTGCACAAAGGCCTCCGCCCCGAAAatatcctcttcctcgcccctCACGGCTCATCGAACAAATTCTTCCTCGGCTCAGACCCCTATATTGCCGATTATGAATACAGCCGTCCGACACGCTCGAGTCACAGAAATACACCCACCTTCCTGACACGGAGTTTGGAAGCGGATCTTTACCGTCATCCAGATGCtagagggcgagggagggagacGTACCAAAAAAGATTTGACATGTACAGCTTGGCCTGTATCATTGTCGAGCTGGTGATGTGGCAGCCATTGGTGGATATCTTTGCTCAGTTCCTACCTGGAAGGGAAGTCTAA
- a CDS encoding hypothetical protein (COG:H; EggNog:ENOG503NUBC), whose translation MAIPSSTGPPPGAEADGPPPFAQSGPPPGIPLGAGPPPGVIPGPGGPPPGIFGPPIDLSTLPKPPPSNPSLPAILILCTSSTAPGHVLPLTAIATHLVQKGYPVHFVGGVQHAHIIASSGAHFISIHESLSLAKGPYRKWGMERANYPEGLPRMVQDFKTFFIGQIEGQFLSSKAALEDLRDRYGKERKIIVVNETMWFGFLPFKYGASLGQIKGWDDGEEVPKTVGINVTPVMLDGEGMPPFPLGILPGEGEGVRERDRVLKEWYYKYVVKEAYDGFRENIRRCGGVEVPDGWMVNLSYTAHDVTLQLCDEVLEYPRPDLPPHVMFAGSLPPKKGGKEGYKWPEWWKPEVLERKEGRRIVVVSQGTLARDYTMLLAPTVKGLAGREDVLVIALLGKQGLETPPEVLPRGVELGNVKVVDFLPYDSVLEHADVMVFNAGYGGFVHCIVNGVPVVAAGLTEDKCEVSARVEWTGAGINLRTGRPTPDAVAAAVDTILGDDKYRLRVRELAGHVAKGNPVEVVEKEIIALS comes from the coding sequence aTGGCCATCCCTTCCAGCACGGGACCCCCTCCAGGCGCCGAAGCCGACGGCCCTCCCCCGTTCGCCCAAAGCGGACCACCCCCCGGCATTCCCCTCGGCGCTGGCCCGCCACCAGGAGTCATCCCCGGCCCGGGTGGTCCTCCCCCGGGAATCTTCGGCCCTCCAATcgacctctccaccctccccaaaccacccccttccaacccctccctccccgcaaTCCTAATCCTCTgcacatcctccaccgctccAGGCCATGTCCTCCCTTTGACCGCCATCGCAACCCATCTCGTCCAGAAAGGCTACCCAGTCCACTTCGTCGGCGGAGTCCAACACGCCCACATCATCGCCTCGTCAGGAGCGCACTTCATCTCCATCCATGagtccctctccctcgccaaaggTCCGTATAGAAAATGGGGAATGGAAAGGGCGAATTACCCCGAGGGATTACCCAGGATGGTGCAAGACTTCAAAACATTCTTCATCGGGCAGATAGAAGGCCAGTTTCTGTCTAGCAAGGCCGCGTTGGAGGATCTGAGGGACAGGTATGGCAAGGAGAGGAAAATTATCGTGGTCAACGAGACGATGTGGTTCGGCTTCTTACCTTTCAAATACGGGGCCAGTCTTGGTCAAATCAAAGGGTGggatgacggggaggaggtgcccAAGACGGTGGGGATAAATGTTACGCCTGTTATGCTTGATGGGGAGGGCATGCCGCCTTTTCCGCTTGGGATTCTtcctggggagggggagggggttagggAACGGGATAGGGTGCTAAAGGAGTGGTATTATAAATatgtggtgaaggaggcgtATGATGGGTTTAGGGAGAATATCAGGAggtgtggaggggtggaggtgccggatgggtggatggtgaATCTGAGTTATACTGCTCATGATGTCACGCTGCAGCTTTGTGATGAGGTTTTGGAGTACCCCCGGCCGGATCTACCTCCGCATGTCATGTTTGCCGGGAGTTTGCCGCCTaagaagggagggaaggaggggtaTAAATGGCCGGAGTGGTGGAAGCCGGAGGTTCTAGAAcggaaggaggggaggaggatcgTCGTTGTGTCGCAGGGGACGTTGGCGAGGGACTACACCATGTTGTTGGCGCCTACGGTCAAGggtttggcggggagggaggatgtgTTGGTTATTGCTTTGCTGGGGAAGCAAGGGTTGGAGACGCCGCCCGAGGTTTTGCCTCGGGGTGTTGAGCTCGGGAATGTCAAGGTGGTGGACTTTCTGCCGTATGACTCTGTCTTGGAGCATGCTGATGTTATGGTTTTCAACGCGGGATATGGGGGGTTCGTGCATTGCATCGTGAACGGGGTGCCTGTCGTGGCTGCAGGGCTGACGGAGGACAAGTGCGAGGTCTCGGCGAGGGTCGAGTGGACGGGTGCGGGGATAAACCTGAGGACCGGGAGGCCTACGCCTGACGCTGTCGCGGCTGCGGTTGATACGATTTTGGGGGATGACAAGTATCGTTTGAGGGTGCGGGAGCTGGCGGGGCATGTCGCCAAAGGGAACCccgtggaggttgtggagaaggagatcaTCGCTCTTTCGTGA
- a CDS encoding hypothetical protein (EggNog:ENOG50KOG0509; COG:Z): MLLKAGANPNRLQPGTGNSLLHLAVRRKDVVVTAILLHVGVDVNALNLSDTSPLQITAAQFHQPQGGEEVLDHLLKNGAKVDQPAGALRRTTLHWAVRAGNTTAIRRLLDGGANVTTEDKEQRDAIALAVKHTNKVFVSKTVPGVGDHRLGEAVREVEAGDHIEIMQGLMGKAPDDYHIKGFLHQGTCATQSAAKYMTGGLLKRLLKMGLHLETPSKNGSTVREFIEVEDRGPVKQVARKWVPAAR, translated from the coding sequence ATGCTTCTGAAAGCTGGCGCTAACCCCAACCGCCTACAACCCGGTACTGGTAATTCACTCCTTCATCTTGCCGTCAGAAGAAAGGATGTTGTCGTCACGGCGATCCTCCTTCATGTTGGCGTTGATGTCAACGCCTTGAACCTTTCTGACACCTCACCGCTTCAAATCACGGCCGCACAGTTCCACCAGCCacaaggtggtgaagaggtcCTCGATCATCTGCTCAAGAACGGGGCAAAGGTTGATCAACCGGCCGGAGCGCTGCGGCGAACAACGCTGCACTGGGCGGTAAGAGCTGGGAATACGACAGCCATCCGCAGGTTGCTGGATGGAGGGGCGAATGTGACTACTGAGGATAAGGAGCAGAGGGATGCGATTGCTTTGGCGGTTAAACACACCAACAAAGTCTTTGTTTCAAAAACTGTGCCCGGAGTCGGTGATCACAGACTCGGAGAGGCAGTCAGAGAGGTCGAGGCGGGTGATCACATTGAGATTATGCAAGGTTTAATGGGCAAGGCACCAGATGATTACCACATCAAAGGATTTTTGCATCAAGGGACATGCGCTACTCAAAGTGCTGCAAAATATATGACTGGTGGGCTGTTGAAAaggctgttgaagatggggCTTCACTTGGAGACGCCGTCTAAGAACGGTAGCACAGTAAGGGAATTcatcgaggttgaggatcgTGGTCCTGTGAAGCAGGTCGCGAGGAAATGGGTACCTGCAGCCAGATAG